A genome region from Chengkuizengella sp. SCS-71B includes the following:
- a CDS encoding PAS domain S-box protein — MLDKKAYLSKQEDVVQKFLTRSDLSIYKQLFETSAHGLAIVSPSGSCIKVNHKFCLILGYPEQNFLDTIESSFHINDLQLNKQELEPLIYGKVETFKIEKKLKSLLWISIDASIFLYEDVPFIFLTIENITSRKVNELKIKEELQFFKSFQMYNNLPIISCDLDGRIVFTNTAAGIKLGYLKEELLNQPLASFTIQQDINDYIKKQKVVLDGEIYTHVKDLDIICKNGKTLSIEMKFLPIYVDDRLAGSHVIFWEASEYRNALNLIHHHNGLLFKCKKIDGKFVYTTFAGSIMKKKKLELKNLVGKTINDFFTGNEFVRIEKYYRQAWEEGKVVSFEGIYLKNTYFLVTLKPVFENGKTIEVVGTFTEITNLDHSRIRYQSLLNNSIVGIFLYQDGAFSFVNARLCEMYGYSQNELLEQDILNLFLTEERNVIHSNLQKLMNGFVSKFETKCNGLHKNNTIISLKLQFSLIEFQDKPMIIGIINDVTETKLQKTTKQSIVGQLAAGFAHEIRNPLTTLKGFVRIMELNMESKNCPDTIKHINIMKSELDNIHVITNKFLSLATPQVVDLEQHNLHIIVKEVISSMEEDAGKHNIQIHLKIETKLMYTRCDVKLLKKSFRHIIGNSINAMPKGGEILVKIKSICNKLIVCVQDQGIGISSERLEKLGEPFYTTKEKGTGLGLMMCYKILEAHHGKIHISSRVNEGTTVEIYLPDIEGVYLN; from the coding sequence ATGTTAGATAAAAAAGCATATCTTTCAAAACAAGAAGATGTTGTCCAAAAATTCTTAACTAGATCAGACCTCAGTATTTATAAACAACTTTTTGAAACTTCTGCACATGGTTTGGCTATCGTTTCACCATCTGGCTCATGTATAAAAGTGAATCACAAATTTTGCTTAATACTAGGCTATCCAGAACAGAACTTTCTTGATACTATTGAATCTAGTTTTCATATTAATGATTTACAATTAAATAAACAAGAACTTGAGCCACTGATATACGGGAAGGTAGAAACCTTTAAAATTGAAAAGAAATTAAAATCATTATTATGGATATCTATAGATGCTTCTATATTTCTTTATGAAGATGTACCATTCATATTTCTTACAATAGAAAATATAACTTCTCGTAAAGTGAATGAACTAAAAATAAAAGAGGAATTACAATTTTTCAAATCCTTCCAAATGTATAACAACCTTCCTATTATTTCATGTGATTTGGATGGTCGTATTGTATTCACAAATACAGCTGCTGGAATAAAATTAGGTTACCTGAAGGAAGAATTATTAAACCAACCTCTTGCAAGCTTTACGATACAACAAGATATCAATGACTATATAAAAAAACAAAAAGTTGTTTTAGATGGTGAAATTTATACTCATGTTAAGGATTTAGATATCATCTGTAAAAATGGTAAAACCCTTTCAATTGAAATGAAGTTTTTACCTATATATGTAGATGATCGATTGGCTGGATCACATGTTATATTTTGGGAAGCAAGCGAATACAGAAATGCTTTGAATTTGATTCATCACCATAATGGTTTATTGTTTAAATGTAAAAAAATAGATGGAAAGTTTGTATACACCACATTTGCAGGCTCTATTATGAAAAAAAAGAAGCTTGAGCTTAAAAATTTAGTGGGTAAAACGATTAATGACTTTTTTACAGGCAACGAATTTGTAAGAATAGAAAAGTATTATAGACAAGCATGGGAGGAAGGAAAAGTAGTTTCCTTCGAAGGCATTTATTTAAAAAATACATATTTTTTAGTTACTTTAAAGCCAGTGTTTGAGAACGGTAAAACCATTGAAGTAGTTGGTACTTTTACTGAAATAACAAATTTAGATCACTCTCGAATTAGATATCAGTCACTTTTAAATAATTCAATCGTAGGTATCTTTTTGTATCAAGATGGGGCGTTTAGCTTTGTAAATGCTAGATTATGTGAAATGTACGGATATTCACAGAATGAACTTTTAGAACAAGATATTTTAAATCTATTTTTGACAGAAGAAAGAAATGTGATTCATAGTAATTTACAGAAATTAATGAACGGTTTTGTAAGTAAATTTGAAACAAAATGTAATGGATTGCATAAAAACAACACGATCATCAGTTTGAAGCTGCAGTTTTCATTAATCGAGTTTCAAGATAAACCCATGATTATTGGAATTATAAATGATGTAACAGAAACAAAATTGCAGAAAACAACTAAACAATCCATCGTAGGTCAACTGGCAGCTGGTTTTGCTCACGAAATAAGAAATCCATTAACAACACTAAAGGGTTTTGTTAGAATTATGGAACTAAATATGGAAAGTAAAAACTGCCCCGACACTATAAAGCACATTAATATTATGAAATCTGAGTTAGACAATATTCATGTGATAACAAATAAGTTTTTATCTTTAGCCACACCACAAGTTGTTGACTTAGAACAACATAATCTTCATATTATTGTGAAGGAAGTAATTTCTTCTATGGAAGAGGATGCAGGGAAGCATAATATTCAAATTCACTTAAAAATAGAAACTAAATTAATGTACACCAGGTGTGATGTAAAACTATTAAAGAAATCCTTTAGGCATATTATTGGAAATTCAATAAATGCGATGCCAAAAGGTGGAGAGATATTAGTGAAAATCAAATCGATTTGCAACAAACTGATCGTTTGTGTACAGGATCAAGGGATTGGGATTTCAAGTGAGAGATTAGAAAAACTAGGGGAACCTTTTTATACTACAAAAGAAAAAGGCACGGGATTAGGTTTAATGATGTGTTATAAAATTTTAGAAGCACATCATGGAAAGATTCATATTAGCAGCAGGGTAAACGAAGGAACTACCGTTGAAATTTATTTACCAGATATAGAAGGGGTTTATTTAAATTAA
- a CDS encoding sporulation protein YjcZ produces MSCYSGRSGSGGAVIVLVLFILLVIILAAAFYV; encoded by the coding sequence ATGAGTTGTTATAGTGGACGTTCAGGTAGTGGTGGAGCTGTAATTGTTTTAGTACTATTCATTCTTTTAGTTATCATCTTAGCAGCTGCGTTCTATGTTTAA
- a CDS encoding AAA family ATPase gives MDGNVLSNERTIVTKNTRQINVVFKHVERQHTVSSEKSKVQLNGKAIPLEKNEKLSEIISELEQMIGLEKIKDLVYEIYALLQVTKMREEAGLQSNKHVYHMIFKGNPGTGKTTVARIIAKMFHALDVCSKGQLVEVERADLVGEYIGHTANKTRNLIKKSVGGILFVDEAYSLARGGEKDFGKEAIDTLVKAMEDLKHDFILILAGYSSEMEDFLKINPGLNSRFPIQVEFPDYSIDQLVKISELMMKEREYTFLPQTLMKLRNHLSYEKRYNSHQFSNARHVRNQIEKAIRHQAVRVLNEVKSPSKQDLMNMQPEDFKFDTYSNLEKNV, from the coding sequence ATGGATGGAAATGTTTTGAGTAATGAACGAACAATTGTAACAAAGAACACGCGTCAAATTAATGTTGTTTTTAAACATGTTGAACGTCAACATACAGTGTCTTCTGAAAAATCAAAAGTTCAATTAAACGGGAAAGCGATCCCATTAGAAAAAAACGAAAAATTATCAGAAATCATTTCAGAACTTGAACAAATGATCGGTTTAGAAAAAATCAAAGATCTCGTGTATGAAATTTATGCTTTATTACAAGTGACAAAAATGCGTGAAGAAGCGGGTTTACAAAGTAATAAACATGTATACCATATGATTTTTAAAGGAAATCCTGGAACAGGTAAAACGACAGTAGCTAGAATCATTGCTAAAATGTTCCACGCACTAGATGTTTGTAGTAAAGGTCAGTTAGTGGAGGTTGAGCGTGCAGATCTTGTTGGAGAATACATTGGACATACGGCTAATAAAACAAGAAATTTGATTAAAAAATCTGTGGGTGGTATTTTATTTGTAGATGAAGCTTATAGTCTTGCTCGAGGTGGAGAAAAAGATTTTGGTAAGGAAGCGATTGATACTTTAGTAAAAGCAATGGAGGATCTGAAACATGATTTCATACTCATTTTAGCAGGTTACTCAAGCGAGATGGAGGATTTCTTGAAAATAAACCCTGGGTTAAATTCGAGATTTCCAATTCAAGTTGAGTTTCCAGACTATTCGATTGACCAGCTAGTGAAAATTTCTGAACTGATGATGAAAGAAAGAGAATACACTTTTTTACCTCAGACCTTAATGAAATTGAGAAATCACTTATCTTATGAAAAGCGTTATAACTCACATCAATTTAGCAATGCAAGACATGTTAGAAACCAAATTGAAAAAGCGATAAGACATCAAGCAGTTCGGGTTCTAAATGAAGTCAAATCACCTTCGAAACAAGACTTAATGAATATGCAACCAGAAGATTTTAAGTTTGATACTTACTCAAATCTAGAAAAAAATGTATAG
- the hflX gene encoding GTPase HflX, with product MPTHHVNDKKIEKVLLVSLILQDTKQLKLEEYSLNELILLAETAGLQVIDTIKQHRKSIDSKWFIGKGKAEEIKEKIIELEADTVIFNQELSGAQVRNLEFFLDAKIIDRTQLILDIFAGRANTREGYLQVELAQLSYLLPRLSGHGKNLSRLGGGIGTRGPGETKLEMDRRHIRDRITELKKKLQEVTRHRNLHRVRRKKTNLYQVALVGYTNAGKSTLLKELTGGSNIYIENQLFATLDPTVRTLKLPSGKNVGLTDTVGFIQDLPHDLVAAFSATLEEVREADLILHVVDSTSELIEEQMDVVDEVLVDLGVQGKETIVVYNKKDICEPSQKKLIFANNSDHLFISAFDEQDLEQLKLSIQNKLLDQIRTYSIPAKEGKLIALIKKVSDVIEDKLDKDTLILTVRIHSHDAKLIEKEIKEIGENV from the coding sequence ATGCCAACCCATCACGTAAACGATAAAAAAATAGAAAAAGTGCTGCTAGTCAGCCTCATTTTACAAGATACAAAACAATTAAAGTTAGAAGAATATTCTTTAAATGAATTAATATTACTTGCAGAAACAGCCGGGTTACAGGTTATAGACACGATAAAACAACATCGAAAATCTATTGACTCAAAATGGTTTATTGGTAAAGGGAAAGCTGAAGAAATTAAGGAAAAAATTATTGAGCTTGAAGCGGATACGGTAATATTCAACCAAGAACTTTCAGGAGCACAAGTTAGAAACTTAGAATTTTTTCTAGACGCCAAAATCATTGATCGTACACAATTGATTTTAGATATATTTGCTGGAAGAGCAAATACAAGGGAAGGTTACTTGCAAGTGGAACTAGCTCAGTTAAGTTATTTATTACCTAGACTATCTGGGCATGGTAAAAATTTATCACGTTTAGGCGGGGGGATTGGGACACGAGGTCCAGGCGAAACAAAATTGGAAATGGATCGTCGACATATTCGAGATCGAATTACAGAGTTAAAAAAGAAACTTCAAGAGGTCACTCGACATCGAAACTTACATAGAGTCAGGAGGAAAAAAACAAATCTCTATCAAGTGGCTTTAGTAGGTTATACAAATGCTGGAAAATCAACTTTACTAAAGGAATTGACAGGTGGCTCTAATATATATATTGAGAATCAATTGTTTGCTACCCTAGATCCAACAGTAAGAACTTTAAAATTGCCAAGTGGCAAAAATGTTGGATTGACGGATACAGTCGGATTTATTCAAGATTTGCCTCACGATTTAGTCGCAGCTTTTAGTGCTACACTTGAAGAAGTTCGTGAGGCGGATCTTATATTGCACGTTGTGGATAGTACTTCAGAACTGATTGAAGAGCAAATGGATGTTGTTGACGAAGTATTAGTTGATTTAGGTGTACAAGGTAAAGAAACTATCGTGGTATACAATAAAAAGGATATATGTGAACCTTCGCAAAAGAAGTTGATATTTGCAAATAATAGCGATCATTTGTTTATTTCTGCTTTTGATGAGCAAGATTTAGAGCAGTTGAAATTATCAATTCAAAACAAACTATTAGATCAGATAAGAACTTATTCTATTCCCGCAAAAGAAGGGAAATTGATTGCTCTAATAAAAAAAGTAAGTGACGTAATTGAAGATAAGTTAGATAAAGATACCTTGATTTTGACAGTTCGTATCCATTCCCACGATGCGAAACTCATAGAAAAAGAGATCAAAGAAATAGGAGAAAACGTGTAA
- a CDS encoding aminotransferase class I/II-fold pyridoxal phosphate-dependent enzyme translates to MFKSEDIQQMIEEVENQIEHKLKEVDIRIDTNQWKVLDVFQKYQVSDFHFNDSTGYGYNDRGREVLDQVYADVFGAESAIVRPHFVSGTHTINTALFGLLRPGDHLLFITGKPYDTLHNVIGKPDDGLGSLQDYGINYNAVDLLSDGSVNWEEIIKTINSQTKVIGIQRSRGYEWRSAFSIKEIEKMISKIKTINPELIVFVDNCYGEFTETFEPTHVGADLIAGSLIKNPGGGIASSGGYIAGKKKYVELASYRLTAPGIGGEVGAMLGTTRTIYQGLFLAPHFVGQALKGSIFAASMFEKIGFVTHPNWKDTRSDLIQAIQFENREQLISFVQSIQKASPVDAHVVPVPWEMPGYDHPVIMGAGTFIQGGSLELSADGPIRPPFIAYMQGGLTYSHCKFAVINAVKDMLVSVKP, encoded by the coding sequence ATGTTTAAGTCAGAAGATATACAACAAATGATTGAAGAAGTAGAAAATCAAATTGAGCACAAATTAAAGGAAGTAGATATTAGAATTGATACTAATCAATGGAAAGTTTTAGATGTTTTTCAAAAATACCAAGTGAGTGATTTTCATTTTAATGATTCAACAGGTTATGGATACAATGATAGGGGACGAGAAGTTTTGGATCAGGTTTATGCAGATGTATTTGGTGCAGAATCAGCCATTGTTAGACCCCACTTTGTATCAGGTACACATACGATCAATACTGCTTTATTTGGTTTATTAAGACCTGGGGATCACCTTTTGTTTATTACAGGAAAACCATATGATACTTTACATAATGTGATAGGTAAACCAGACGATGGATTAGGTTCGTTACAGGATTATGGCATAAATTACAATGCAGTAGACCTTCTTTCTGATGGAAGTGTGAATTGGGAGGAGATCATTAAAACTATCAACAGTCAAACGAAGGTTATAGGTATTCAACGTTCTAGGGGGTATGAATGGAGATCTGCATTTTCTATAAAAGAGATCGAAAAAATGATATCAAAAATTAAAACAATAAACCCAGAACTGATTGTTTTTGTAGATAATTGTTATGGTGAATTTACAGAAACTTTTGAACCTACCCATGTTGGTGCTGATTTGATAGCGGGCTCATTAATTAAAAATCCTGGGGGTGGAATCGCTTCCTCAGGTGGATATATAGCTGGTAAGAAAAAATATGTTGAATTAGCGTCCTATCGACTAACAGCTCCAGGTATTGGGGGAGAGGTAGGTGCAATGTTAGGTACAACACGAACAATATACCAAGGTTTATTTCTTGCACCTCATTTTGTAGGACAGGCTTTAAAAGGGAGTATCTTCGCAGCATCTATGTTTGAAAAAATTGGATTTGTAACGCACCCAAATTGGAAAGATACTAGGTCTGATTTAATCCAGGCAATTCAATTTGAAAACAGAGAACAATTAATTTCATTTGTTCAAAGCATTCAAAAAGCTTCACCTGTAGATGCACACGTAGTTCCTGTACCTTGGGAAATGCCAGGTTATGACCATCCGGTTATTATGGGTGCCGGGACTTTTATACAAGGAGGTAGCTTAGAACTATCTGCCGATGGACCTATTCGTCCACCTTTCATTGCGTATATGCAAGGAGGACTAACTTATTCACATTGTAAGTTTGCTGTCATTAATGCTGTGAAAGATATGTTAGTTTCAGTGAAACCATGA
- a CDS encoding MerR family transcriptional regulator gives MSDEIRRNMALFPIGIVMKLTDLTARQIRYYEQHELIVPARTAGNQRLFSLNDVERLLEIKSLIEKGVNIAGIKQVLLPIEKNSDDATVINEQTEVARKELTDSDLHKYLKRQLRTKRPGQVSLIQGELSRFYNK, from the coding sequence ATGAGTGATGAAATACGTAGAAATATGGCTTTGTTTCCTATCGGAATTGTGATGAAATTAACTGATTTAACAGCAAGGCAAATTCGTTATTATGAGCAACATGAATTGATTGTTCCAGCAAGAACGGCGGGTAACCAACGTTTGTTCTCACTTAATGATGTTGAGCGACTTCTTGAAATAAAATCATTAATTGAAAAGGGAGTTAATATTGCTGGAATTAAACAAGTGCTTTTACCAATAGAAAAAAATTCGGATGATGCAACAGTCATCAATGAACAAACAGAAGTGGCTAGAAAAGAATTGACAGATTCTGACCTTCACAAGTACTTAAAGAGACAATTAAGAACAAAACGTCCTGGTCAAGTTTCTTTGATTCAAGGTGAATTGTCTCGTTTTTATAATAAATAA
- the glnA gene encoding type I glutamate--ammonia ligase has protein sequence MSFTREEIIRSAKEENVRFIRLQFTDLLGTIKNVEIPVSQLEKALDNKMMFDGSSIEGYVRIEESDMYLYPDLETWLIYPWYEEDKIARLICDIYMPDGTPFAGDPRAILKQNLKKAEELGFTSMKVGPEPEFFLFKTDEKGSPTLEVNDQGGYFDLAPTDLGENCRREIVLTLEKMGFEIEASHHEVAPGQHEIDFKYANAVKAADQIQTFKLVVKTIARKHNLHATFMPKPLFGVNGSGMHCHQSLFKGKENSFYNENDMLGLSETARQYMAGILKHARAFTVLTNPTVNSYKRLVPGYEAPVYVAWSASNRSPMIRVPASRGLSTRIEVRSPDPSANPYLALAVMLRAGLDGIENKLTLPEPTDRNIYVMSEEERIESGIPVLPYSLSEALESLLNNEIICEALGDHALEHFIELKEIEWDMYRTQVHEWERDQYMTSY, from the coding sequence ATGTCATTTACAAGAGAAGAGATTATACGAAGTGCAAAAGAGGAGAATGTAAGATTTATTAGACTTCAATTTACGGATTTACTAGGAACGATTAAAAATGTTGAAATTCCAGTTAGTCAGTTAGAAAAAGCGCTAGATAATAAAATGATGTTCGATGGTTCATCTATTGAAGGTTACGTTCGTATTGAAGAATCTGACATGTACCTATATCCTGATCTTGAAACATGGTTGATTTATCCATGGTATGAAGAAGATAAAATTGCACGTTTAATTTGTGATATTTATATGCCTGACGGTACTCCTTTTGCTGGTGATCCAAGAGCAATTTTAAAACAAAATTTAAAGAAGGCTGAAGAACTAGGATTTACTTCTATGAAGGTCGGTCCTGAACCAGAATTTTTCCTATTTAAAACGGATGAAAAGGGAAGCCCTACTTTAGAGGTGAACGATCAAGGCGGATATTTTGATTTAGCTCCAACAGATCTTGGTGAAAACTGTCGTCGTGAAATTGTTCTAACACTAGAAAAAATGGGATTTGAAATTGAAGCCTCACATCACGAGGTAGCTCCAGGGCAGCATGAGATTGATTTTAAATATGCAAATGCTGTTAAAGCAGCGGATCAGATCCAAACTTTTAAATTAGTAGTAAAAACGATCGCTAGAAAACATAACCTGCATGCAACGTTTATGCCTAAACCATTGTTTGGTGTAAACGGATCCGGGATGCACTGTCATCAATCCTTGTTTAAAGGGAAAGAAAATTCATTTTATAATGAAAATGATATGTTAGGTTTGAGTGAAACAGCTCGTCAATATATGGCAGGTATTTTAAAACATGCTCGTGCCTTTACAGTTTTAACAAATCCAACAGTAAACTCTTACAAACGTCTTGTACCTGGATATGAAGCTCCAGTATACGTTGCTTGGTCAGCAAGTAATAGAAGCCCTATGATTCGAGTACCTGCTTCAAGAGGATTAAGCACTCGTATCGAAGTTCGCAGTCCGGACCCTTCAGCTAATCCTTATCTAGCATTAGCAGTAATGTTAAGAGCTGGGCTTGACGGAATTGAAAACAAACTTACACTTCCTGAGCCAACAGACCGTAATATTTATGTAATGTCAGAGGAAGAGCGTATTGAAAGTGGAATTCCAGTACTACCTTATTCCTTGTCAGAAGCACTAGAGAGCCTTCTCAATAATGAAATCATTTGTGAAGCTCTAGGAGATCATGCATTAGAACATTTTATCGAGTTAAAAGAAATAGAGTGGGATATGTATAGAACACAAGTTCATGAATGGGAAAGAGATCAATATATGACTTCTTATTAA
- a CDS encoding peptidase G2 autoproteolytic cleavage domain-containing protein produces MDRKNCNREATGDCATAFGRNTIASGDNSLAGGRSTRSSGENSHSEGRDTMSSGDASHSEGRNTMASGDASHTEGRNTTAGGDASHSEGKDTVAQGEYSHAEGEGTQATGTASHAEGTSSKAKGLQSHAEGDCTTAAGESSHAEGTKTNAEGEASHSEGRNTTSSGDYAHAQNRDTVAQGDNSTAEGLGSLARGLNSHAEGYITQADGENAHAEGRNTKATGDHSHAEGFDTLAQGDRSHAEGEGTMATGIGSHAEGTNAVASGFQSHAEGNFTLARGFASHAEGSAAEALVDRSHAEGRFTTANGDPSHAEGEFTQAIGIASHAEGEGTTAQGDASHAEGLDTEASGDNAHSEGEGTIAEGDASHAEGFDTEAIGLASHAEGCETVALEDCSHAEGSNTRAEGFASHAEGSNTGAIGEASHVEGGFSSANAEFSHAEGAGATAQGFSSHAEGFQTLADGFDSHAEGTLTTAEGTSSHAEERRSISSGIMSHAEGNETRAIGEASHAEGRITISEGNLSHTEGFFTFTRGAQSHAEGSLSVTLGMNSHAEGNATEAFGDHSHAEGDGTRAFGIASHAEGFLSDAIGVASHVEGEGTTAEGEASHAEGLDTEAIGLASHAEGCETVALEDCSHAEGSNTRAEGFASHAEGCNTIASGECSHAEGNGTDTNNRVNAHIMGRSGQAVEDNSWHLVNDTLMALINGNTGDACFAGEITTGRGCDFAELFETLNGKPIDVGYFVTMEGKKIRKATDGDNYILGVTSAVPGFLAGSSGYEWNKRYMTDEWGRVLYEEVTIPAEKDESGKTISPERIEKRQKLNPEYDPDKQYVRRSERPEWEAVGLVGQLLVRDDGTSEVNGYCKPNDEGIATRAQSGYRVIERTGKNQILIIVASPMNF; encoded by the coding sequence ATGGATAGAAAAAATTGTAACCGTGAAGCAACGGGAGATTGCGCCACAGCGTTTGGCCGAAATACGATAGCTAGTGGTGACAACTCTCTTGCTGGAGGTAGAAGTACACGATCCAGTGGGGAGAATTCTCATTCCGAGGGAAGAGACACCATGTCAAGTGGAGATGCCTCTCACTCTGAGGGTAGAAATACAATGGCGAGTGGTGATGCTTCCCACACAGAAGGAAGAAATACCACAGCTGGGGGAGATGCTTCTCATTCGGAAGGAAAAGACACCGTAGCCCAAGGGGAATACTCCCATGCAGAAGGAGAAGGAACTCAGGCAACAGGAACAGCCTCCCATGCTGAAGGAACAAGCTCAAAAGCGAAGGGGCTTCAATCCCATGCTGAAGGAGATTGTACAACGGCGGCTGGAGAATCCTCTCACGCAGAGGGAACTAAAACGAATGCAGAAGGGGAAGCTTCTCATTCGGAAGGAAGAAATACCACCTCAAGTGGAGATTATGCACATGCTCAAAATAGAGATACCGTAGCCCAAGGGGATAATTCAACCGCCGAAGGATTAGGTTCTCTTGCCAGAGGATTAAATAGTCACGCAGAAGGTTATATCACACAAGCTGATGGAGAAAATGCACATGCGGAAGGTAGAAACACAAAAGCAACCGGAGATCACTCTCATGCGGAAGGATTCGACACATTGGCCCAAGGAGATCGATCCCACGCTGAAGGAGAAGGGACGATGGCAACGGGTATCGGTTCTCATGCTGAGGGAACCAATGCTGTTGCTTCTGGATTTCAATCCCATGCTGAAGGAAATTTTACGTTGGCGAGAGGCTTTGCCTCTCATGCGGAAGGAAGTGCTGCGGAAGCCCTTGTTGATCGTTCTCATGCGGAAGGGCGTTTTACGACAGCAAATGGGGATCCTTCTCATGCCGAAGGGGAATTCACCCAAGCCATAGGAATAGCATCTCATGCCGAAGGAGAAGGAACGACAGCCCAAGGAGATGCCTCTCATGCGGAAGGGCTAGATACTGAAGCGAGTGGAGATAACGCTCATTCCGAAGGAGAAGGAACGATAGCAGAAGGAGATGCGTCCCATGCCGAAGGATTCGACACTGAAGCCATAGGATTAGCGTCTCATGCTGAAGGTTGTGAGACGGTAGCTTTAGAAGATTGTTCTCACGCTGAAGGAAGCAATACAAGAGCCGAAGGGTTTGCCTCTCATGCGGAAGGGTCAAATACAGGAGCCATTGGTGAAGCTTCTCATGTCGAAGGAGGTTTTTCAAGTGCTAATGCTGAATTTTCTCATGCCGAAGGAGCGGGTGCAACAGCACAAGGATTCTCCTCTCATGCAGAAGGATTTCAAACACTAGCGGATGGTTTCGACTCCCATGCCGAAGGAACTTTAACGACAGCCGAAGGAACTAGTTCTCATGCGGAAGAGAGGCGTTCAATCAGTAGCGGTATTATGTCTCACGCCGAAGGAAATGAAACAAGAGCCATAGGAGAAGCCTCCCATGCTGAAGGAAGAATTACAATTTCAGAAGGAAATCTCTCCCATACTGAGGGATTCTTTACATTTACCCGTGGTGCACAGTCTCATGCCGAGGGTTCCCTTTCAGTAACTTTGGGTATGAATAGTCATGCCGAAGGTAATGCTACAGAAGCCTTTGGAGATCACTCTCATGCTGAAGGAGATGGAACAAGAGCATTTGGTATTGCCTCTCATGCAGAAGGATTTCTTTCAGATGCCATTGGTGTTGCTTCTCATGTTGAAGGAGAAGGAACGACAGCAGAAGGAGAGGCGTCCCATGCGGAAGGATTAGACACTGAAGCCATAGGATTAGCGTCTCATGCTGAAGGTTGTGAGACGGTAGCTTTAGAAGATTGTTCTCACGCCGAAGGAAGCAATACAAGAGCGGAGGGCTTTGCCTCCCACGCCGAAGGTTGTAACACAATTGCCTCAGGTGAATGCTCTCATGCCGAAGGAAACGGTACAGATACGAATAATAGAGTGAATGCGCATATTATGGGACGTTCAGGTCAAGCGGTTGAAGATAACTCCTGGCATTTAGTGAATGATACCTTAATGGCTCTTATAAACGGTAATACAGGGGATGCATGCTTTGCAGGTGAAATTACTACAGGCAGAGGATGCGATTTCGCTGAATTGTTTGAAACGTTAAATGGCAAACCCATTGATGTTGGATATTTTGTCACAATGGAAGGGAAGAAAATAAGAAAAGCAACAGATGGAGATAATTATATTTTAGGTGTAACCAGTGCTGTCCCTGGGTTCTTAGCGGGTAGTTCGGGTTATGAATGGAATAAGCGATATATGACGGATGAGTGGGGTCGTGTGTTATATGAAGAAGTCACCATTCCAGCAGAAAAAGATGAGAGCGGTAAAACCATCTCACCTGAAAGAATCGAAAAAAGACAAAAGCTAAATCCAGAATATGATCCAGACAAACAGTATGTTCGAAGATCAGAAAGACCAGAATGGGAAGCTGTTGGATTAGTTGGACAATTATTAGTAAGAGATGATGGAACAAGTGAAGTAAATGGATACTGTAAACCTAACGATGAAGGTATTGCTACAAGAGCCCAAAGTGGATATCGAGTGATAGAACGAACAGGTAAAAATCAAATTTTAATAATTGTAGCAAGTCCTATGAATTTTTAA
- a CDS encoding spore germination protein: protein MPSILGVAKIINVSGGSKVRAGDSVQITPVEYTKAYAGSGSFNRGDLPRTNNFVSTTNTIDADVKDDTQDNFGIEDNVFPFLFV, encoded by the coding sequence ATGCCATCAATTTTAGGCGTTGCCAAAATCATTAATGTTTCGGGTGGAAGTAAAGTACGTGCAGGAGATTCAGTTCAGATCACACCTGTAGAATACACAAAAGCATATGCTGGTAGTGGTTCTTTTAATAGAGGAGATTTACCAAGAACGAATAATTTTGTGAGTACAACAAATACAATTGATGCTGATGTTAAAGATGACACTCAGGATAATTTCGGAATCGAGGATAATGTGTTCCCTTTTTTATTTGTTTAA
- a CDS encoding BhlA/UviB family holin-like peptide: protein MELNIIQYFLTQGPFAVLFVWLLIYVMRNSKEREDKLIESHKEREGQLISTLEKFSEKYDMIIDELRELKEKMSGRK from the coding sequence TTGGAATTAAATATCATTCAATATTTTTTAACACAGGGACCCTTTGCGGTCCTTTTTGTATGGTTGCTTATCTATGTAATGAGAAATAGCAAAGAAAGAGAGGATAAACTAATTGAGTCACATAAGGAAAGGGAAGGTCAGTTGATTAGTACATTAGAAAAGTTTAGTGAAAAGTACGACATGATTATTGATGAATTACGTGAATTGAAAGAGAAGATGTCAGGAAGGAAGTGA